The DNA region CCCCTCCAGGGCTTTCcctgagaggcaggagacgagggcggacaccttctcccgctccgatggtgcCGGGTTGATGGTTGAGAAGTAGAGGTCCAATGCAGGAcgaatccctggcagcgggcagctgtcccgtcataatccctcggtcgggatagattaatccctctgggtgctggggtgtgggtggctggatccggtcgctcagctggtcccgaagggtcgggtcttctcctctccaggcgttggacgacctggagaacccaatccatcgcttctcccaagcggGCTAGCATAGTAGAATGCTTCCGGACCTGTGCCATGACTCCAGGCATGttctcttctcctgctgactccatgttcgggtgtgtgattctgtggtgagtgatttagaaggagtcaggcgcagaagggtaaatcacagaataaaaggtttattcCGTAACACAGTGGTACGCAGCAAtgtgtcaaacactccagtgcggaaatacggcgcactggaaaacaacaaggcacacaggtgaatatcctggtgatacaaaatacaaggagctccaccaagctaatctaacctccacaataaacaatcacacacaaagacaaggggcagagggaacacttatacaggtactgatgaggggatatgaaccaggtgtgtgtaataaacaagacaaaacaaatggaatgatgagatgaggagcggcagtggctagaaggccagtgacaacgaactccgaagcctgcctgaacaaggagaggaggcagctttagaggaagtcgtgacaggtctaaatattttctgaatgcactggtCGGGTTGGGTAGCAGAGCTCTAATAAGAATACAGTTTTCTCACTGTCTTAGGGGCATATGAGTGACACTTTATTTTATCTGACCAGTCTTTCCCATGTATTCTCAGCTATCACATTGCTAGTTGCACCTGAGTCAATCAACATTCTAATTTCAACTCCCCCACACAAAAGGTACTGTAAGTCTATCTGACATTCTCATTAACAACAAATGCAAAGTCATATGATGCAAAAGTAGAGCTCTCCTCCTTTGACGAGTTGCATCTGTTGCTTCTTCGTCGATAATAAGTCCTTTGCTATCGACATACGGTTGAAATTATGTTAGCCATCTTGTCCATCTTGGCCTAGCGTAGTTTTGTATCCCGCTTTTCTtcatgctagctaacgttattacACTTCTTCAAAACCTAACTTTTCTGATTAAACACACGTACATTCGGTAATCCTCCTCGCCATTGTTCTGTCTCCGTCTTAATACTTAATTAGACAGACTGAATTTAATcataaatgaattaaataaaactCAGAACACATGACCGCATGAATGTCCACTTTACTGCCTGGCACACAATGTGCATATTTTCCGTAATCCCCCCTCTTTTCTGTTATTTCCCCCTCAGAgtcagctggctcaaaacaaagcagcacgccttgcccttaactgcacacacagaactaacatcaacaacatacaTGATAGTCTTTCATGGTTGAGGGTTGAGGAGATATTGACTACTTCTCCTATAGTCctttaagaaacatttgtgtgttgaaaatgcctaaccacttgtataatctatttgcatacacttcatatagacatacactacatgaccaaaagtatgtggacgcctgctcgtcaaacatctaatttcaaaatcatgggcattaatatggagttagtcccccctttgctgctataacagcctccactcttctgggaaggatttccactagatgttggaacattgctgcagggacttgcttctattcagccacaagagcattagtgaggtcgggctctgatgttgggcgattaggcctggctcgcagtcggtgttccaattcatcccaaaggtgttcgatggggttgaggtcagggctctgtgcaggccagtcaagttcttccacacaaatctcaacaaaccatttttgtatggatctcactttgtgcacggtggcattgtcatgctaaaacaggaaagggccttcaccaaactgttgccacaaagttagaagcacagaattgtctacaatgtaattgtatgctgtagcgttaagatttcccttcactggaactaagggacctagcccaaaccatgaaaaacagccccagaccattattcctcctccaccaaactttacagttggcactatgcattcgggcaggtagcgttctcctggcatcctccaaacgCCGCCATTGGACTGCCTGATGGTGAAGCATTATTCATCACTCCacagaacgcatttccactgctccagagttttacagctttacaccactccagccgacgcttggcattgggcatggtgatcttaggctggtgtacggctgctcggccatttcatgaagctcccaacgaacagtgctgacgttacttccagaggcagtttggaactcggtagtgagtgttgcaactgaggacagactatttctacgcgttacgcgcttcagcattcggctggcccgttctgtgagcttgtgtggctgagccattgttgccaGGGCGCACCAATAGGCAGGATAAATGCTTTGATTGCAACAAAATACAAGGCTAATAGTTtattaacaccatctgctctaattcGCTCGCAAAATGGTAATTCAAGATGATCTAAATGCAAATTCCCattaaactgattgagatcaatcaaATGGTTGGCATGGAGACGCAGTTTGGACGTTTCACCTGTAAAAcctgaagaattatcattcacgattgacagtgatgatggtcTATTTGGAAATTAAGTATCctatgcctaacttggtgttcgagggtattaaaaatagaaaatgttCTTTACAGTATGTGTGGGCATAGGGAGACGTTtcaattggaggatgcattttatgcaAATTCTATAATGGACTATTCAATTTGCTACATCTGTCGATACAAACTTTGATTGAGGAATttattatgtttttgtttttttatgcgcTCCCTCAcctaaaaaaaaaagaacacTATACCACTGGTTAGGTGTACATAACTGCAAATAATCTATGGTGCCTGACTGGGCTGGCTGGTGAAATGCTTTGAAATGTCCAACATGGCCATAAACTCATGGTCTGTGCTGACCAACTCATTCAAATATCACCAAGAACAGTTTTGCCTCATTGCTAGTAAGAAcctattatttatatatacactagatgacttaCAGGGGGCACTGTTTTGACATTCCCCACCAGTGTTAAATAATATTTTgtaatagaaatgcatttattaatttctacatttgtttttgccacgtttattctattacaggcACCTTAATGCAtagttttaaattatattatgtgagctaaacatttttaaaaaatacattaaaacatATATAAAAACCGTTTTCTTAAAGTGTTTCTTTTTTAGAAGTTCTAGtattactgtccccactacaacaacaaaaatatttaaatacatgtaattttttcctttaaacatttaattgaaatactgtagaattaatTTCATTCCAATGAAGGACTGCTCCTTCTGGGGAGtggcaatatggccgaccggtggcttcaaagcctctcactgGCCAATACATAACATatgcaatccagggtttatatacattatTGGTATGAACCAGGCGAGACATCGGGCTTTTGGGAGTACACACGTGTACATTTGGTCAGTGTTATCTGGGATCCTTGAGACGTCCATACCCTAAATCCTAACACAATCCCTACCCTTAACCAGTTGAAATTTCAAATGCAATGGGGTAGGAACATCCCATGGAATCCGGGTAGCACGGACCGTGTAAATTTGTACCCAGTCCGTCTCCATTTTCCTGAAATTCCGTAATGCGCATGGAGAGCAGATCCATCCGCGTCTCCAGACAATATAGATCCTTCCTTAAAACATGTTTTGCTGTGCGTGTGTTTTATCACCGTATTTTCCGAGCTGATCCACGCGGATTTATACCCAACAAACATTATTACAGCAGTGTAATATTTCTTGATTCAAGTGTTCCATATAGATTTTTACGTTTTGGCGCGAATGTTGTGCAGTGGAAGGATACTGCTGCGCAGTGGTCGTATATATTGAAATTATCTCGCCACCACACCCACGGATCTTGTGTAGAGCGTGGGGTATGGTAGATAACGCAGCGCCAGCAGAGCTTCAGTACTTTTACAGACAGCAGAATAATTACATTAGTTTATCTCGGTTTCATTTCGTTGGAATTTATCAAGCCACAAAAAAAACGTATTCTTCCCTTTCTCATACCCCTGGAATAATAAAGGTAAGAGTTGGCATTTACGGCTTCACAGATTATTTCACGTGGTTTTTGCcggtggtatatatatatatatatatatatatataccatttttttgttttgtttacctaTTAGTTACCTGACTTTTTTAAAACTATATTTATTTCAAACGACATGACGGCATACATAAGTGTCATTCATTCTAATGGTTTTAGCTTCATTTGTGTTTTATCTTTATGTTGGTGATTTGTAGAAAAATAGAAACTTGTAACGTTAAACCGTGACAAATGTTGGCACTAATGTACTTCGGCAAAATAGTTTAAATGTGCAACTGTAGATGCATACGGCTTTTTATTCACATTAGTCAAATTAAATGTCCATGGTGAACGTCCATGTGTAACCAGCCTAGTTCTACCAAAGCCATTCTCTGTTCTGCTAACCTAATGTTTGCTTATGGTAACTGCACCTCTTTTGCCCTTTAAAATGTATACTGGTATttaatcctctgtagctcagctggtagagcgcggcgcttgtaacaccaaggtagtgtgttcgatccccgggaccacccatacacaaaaaaaaaaaaaatgtatgcacgcatgactaagtcaaagcgtctgctaaatggtttattattattaattaaatGCTCAACTTAACCAGCTGTACTAGATACATTGCAGTTACAGCCTTTTCAATGAGAGGCATTGGTATGTGCGTATATTGCTGAAATATGAGTCTTAATAGGACTAGGGAGAGATGTATAAGTTGATATTAAACGGCAGTGGAAcaaattatgtgtgtgtgtatatataattgaCTACTGAAGAACTGTGTGATCGACTGCTCAAGACTAGAGATGGCAAGTTTTCGCAATAGCCAGTGAATGATCTTTATCTGGAGGCATCTCTCCCAGTCTTTGAATTGTTACCTAGTTGATCTTTACCTTAGCAAGTAACTTAAACTCCTCCACGGAGTTGAGCGCAGATACGTTTTTGAAATGTACCTCCGATTCGTTCGAGTTGCTATGCGTCAATACTTCAAAAATGTATATTCTTAACGTGCatttctttgtttgctgaaaaTAGAATTTTTAATAAAACGTTAATGAAATACAACCAACCACCGGCTGATTCCTCGTTGCTGTTGCTCTAAGATGGCAACTCAGCGCGAATGAGCATGTGCCAATTGAATCTCAACAAGGAAAGttggtggttgtatttgattaacgttttatttaaaaaataaaaatctgcaAAGGCACGCAATAAGAGGACAAACAGTACACTAAGGGATTAATAATTTCAATTTTTAAAGCATTGACGTAAAGCGACTTGAAGGAGTCGAGGttaataatacaaaaataaaaactcTAGTCCGCTCTTCACTCCATGGAGGAGTTGAGGTACTTATCTATCTTTACCTAGTCAAATTATTTATTTTGAGGAGAAAAATGCACATTTGGAGATGTTGCGCTCCTCAGCTGTTTAAATGATGTCATGGGGTTAAAAGTTTGTTGATGACCACCCTCATTGGGGTGGGGCAAAGGATGGTAACATGATTAAAAGGTTGTGCTTGCTGGTGGGTTTGCAGTCGAAGTACTAAGAGCATCACTAAGTTAACTTACATCACGTGCATACTCAACCTGCTTTATTTTCCCTCTTCCCAGATTCTGCCAAAATGCTGCAGAGTTTTTCCCAGTCGCAAGACTGGTTTTACTCGGAGCCTCTCTTGTTTGATGATGAATTCTGTCAGAGCTTGATGAAGGACCTACAGTCGCTCCCCACGCCACCCCAGTCCCCTCCATTGAAGACTGGACTCAATGCCAAACCACTTTCCAAGGAGGACCAGTTGAGCTACGTCTCGGATATACTCCTGGAGGATCAGGACCCGCAGCTAAATTGGAATTGTGACTTTTTGTACGATGGCAGTGCAACCGCGTCAAAGGACCAACAGCCAGATGAGTCCGACGACTGTTTATGGCATTGCCTCGGTGATAAGTCTATGGAGAAGCTATCATCTGTGCTCTCCAGCAGCCCACTGCTCTCGGACATAGACACAAGCATTTTTGAGGAAATTGCCGGCTCCATACTGGACTGCCACAGCGCGGCGCTCGCATGCCAAGCTTTGGAGAATGAGGATTTACTATTGGACAGTCCGGAGCAAGGCAGCGAGTCGACCTCGGACTACGGCTCAGCAGGAGGTGAATTCTCAACGTATTCGAGCAGTGCAAGCGATTCTGGTGAGTTGGTCCACATTCGTGGCTAATGTGCTTGAAAATGAAAAGGTTATACCATGCGTTAGTGATTTATTTCGTTATTTGCTTAAATGTTAAGAGGAACTGTTAGAAAGTTACTTCTGTACAGCAATTAGTTGAACTCTCATGCATGCTTTTAAATGCCATAATTTCCATAATAAGGGAAGTGAAATTAGGACCAAGTGTTTTTCTTGCACCATTCAATGGGAATACTATTTCTCAAGCActtcttcaaaaatgaagaacATGAATTATCTGCTGTGCAAGCTTGCAATGCAATATAATTAACCTAGAAATAAAGTTGGCAGCATTGCCTCGAAAGTTGCAATTAAAAAATGTTAGTCTAAATCCAAGGCATCTGAAATGTAGTCTTTCAAACGTTATCGGAATTGACTAACACAATCCCTTGTGGTTTTCCTCTCTACAGAGGAGGAGATAGACGTGGTGACGGTGAAGAGGACCACTAGCCCCTCCTCCCAGTCGGTAGAAGAGAGCCGGCGGCAGCAGCGCGCCTTAAAGCGGCAACACCTGGAGATCCAGCTACAGCACAACTACGCCGCCCCCTGCCCCGCGTCACCTCTCCACTCCGAGCACTCCTCAACCGCCTACCACAAGGGCATCCGGTCCTCCGactcacacagacaccaccacagCTCGTCGGGCCGCTCGTCCCGACACCACCTCAGCAGTCACCAGCAGTCTAGCTCTAGGCAGTCGACCGAcgtggaggatgaggaggagaggaggcataCCCACAACGTGATGGAGAGGCAACGCCGCAACGAGCTGAAGAACTGTTTCCTAAGGCTCAGGGACAACGTGCCCGAGCTGTCCAACAACGACAAGGCCTCCAAGGTGGTCATCCTGAAGAGGGCACGCGACAGCATCCGCAGCCTGGAGCTGGCGGGCCAGAAACTGAACGTCAAGCAAGACAAGCTCCGAGAGAGGCAGGAGCAGCTCAAAGTTAAACTGGAGCAGCTCAGGAGGCAATGTTGGGACTGAGGAGATGAGGCgcaaaaataaaacattaagaGATATTTGAAAAGACCGGTCTTGACTTAAGACAATGCATGGTGTCATCCATCCCCTGCGGTGACTGTTTAAGAAGAAGTGAAAGTTGCTGAGAGACAGTTAAAAGTGTATGTGTAAAAAAAGTTTGGTTTGGAGCAACAGGTCCACGTTCAGCCTAGTACAATAATGTTAGTAATATATTGTCCTAGCGATTTTCCAAAGTCATTGTTCATAGTAGACTACATGTAACAAAGCCTATGTTGTAGCGTAAGCTATATCAAATTGAGCAGCCATTTGTTAGTGAAAAACGGCCCTTTTTATACAGTCTCTTTCACATTCCCCCATGTTATGaaattcccactgggcacaggatgtcaattcaacgtctattccatgttgtgtcaacgtaatttcattgaaattatgtggaaacaacattgattcaaccagtataCCTAGTGGTTTGGTTCTTCTCTTGCTGTTTTTAATTTTGGGCTGGATCCAAAGTAAAAATTCTAAGGGGTTGAATGTAATGTATGTCAATTATTGCCATTTAATTACTAAAATGGTTAATTACTACTTCCATTTACTTGTGTGAACTTTAAAGACCTGACCTGTTGGTAGGAATTTGGTGCGTTATTGTGAAACAATGCCTCATGCCTTGGAACTCATTCTGTTATGTTTTGTTAAAAGCATGACTTACTGTACTCTACCTCAAACAGGTCTCAAACCTGAGAATTTGTTTGCTCTCTTGGAAGCAACTATATAGATTTAGTTGTATATAATTTTGTTTTATTGTATCATaaattatttttcttttttttttgggggggttcatTTGCAAGTTAAAAAGTTCTGTTTATCAGCAGCACTTTGTTTTTATAATGTAATAAAGAATGGACAAAAGTCAATGTTTACTGGAGTTATTATACAGAATGTGACACACAGGTACACCATGTTTACCTCACAGGATGCAAGGTATGTGTGTTGCATCCAAGAAGACCGCTATCGCACAATCTGTGTGCGGTACATATGTGTTCTATGGTATTTGGGTCAAGGTGAGTGGGTGGATGATTGACAGTGTTAAGATTGCACAGTAACTGATTGGAATGGCACCATAAACTATTTTCAAAGTCTTGTCAAAAGATGAAGGGGATTATCTCAAGATAGGGTGTGTCTGATAACACAAGCAGGAGTTTGCCCATTGCGCACTAAGTACAGTGTGCAAAGATGGAAAACACTTGACATTTCTCTTGCATGAATACACCCAACCACCTGCTTGAGATTCATATGACCCCAGTTCTTCACTTTGACATTTACTGCATGACCGTCAAAAAAATCAATACTTTCAGAAAGAAAACAAACTTAGTCAACCAAAATGATTTTGTCCATACAATCACATTTTTGTTATTATACCCCCAAACCACCTACCCCATGCTCCAGATCTTATACTGACCTGCTAGTACAGTTTACTTAGAATCTAGCTCAGGTTCTCATGGCACACAACGTAACTCCGAAAGCACCGTAGTGAATGCCTCAGTGCCACGAATGGCACACAGCTCTTCTGTGAACTATTACCTACAACAACTCAGTCTGCAGGGCAGGCTTGCTCTTTAATGTCTGTCCAAGAGTTCCCCTACTGGCAGATTATGATGCTCTTCCTGCCTGGCTGTGTCATAAGCATCCTTGTCAGCTGTCTGTCTAGTGCCCTGGGGGTAGTCCATGATGCTGTCATGACATCCACTCCTGGGTCGTGTTTATTAGTGCACACGAaggaaaatgttttgcaacaaaaaTTAGGGTATCTTATTAGATAAGTCCAGGTTGTTCTTCTCCATTTGGTGCTTAATAAACATGACCCTCCTGCCTGCCAGGAGTCAGGTAGAGCTAGCTGATGATGTGTCCCTGGACGGTCGCTGACTGCCAGAGGTGATATGAGGTAGGGTTACAGGTTGTGGTGACTTTTTGGATAAGAGTAGCCTCTGCGATAAACCAGGCGAAAGGTCATTGTTGGGTTACATTACTGACAAAAAGTACATTACAAAAGAAAATAAATGACAGACTTTATTCACAAATGGGAAATGCCAACATGTCTGAAGAAGTGCTTGTTTAACTATCACCCCCAGGTGAATCAATGGAATTCCCAATAACAGCCTCATTCATCAAGCTTTTACCGACCACAAAGGGCATGCTAATGTAGCTTTTGCCTCTGCCCTCATCATCACAAGATTGCTCTGAAATGACCAGTGGGTCTGAATGGGTGTGCAACCTTTGGCACTTTTTAAACCCCTCTCTTTCATGGTTTGTGTTCCAAGTCATTGGGCCGTGGATCTTATCAAGTGGTGTGGAGAGGAAAGACTCCACAGAGTCTGCATCCCTAAGTAGGATGCCTTCCTAAAAGTGTACTTCTGAACATTTGGTTAATTGTGTGTGGGGGTCGAGATGGATGGATGGCATAGGACGTGATGTTCTTTAAGATGCTAATGCTTCATTGGTTCCAGGACTGGCTCCTGTGTGACTGTCTGCAGAGGTgggaagaaggaggagggggaggacagtACAAGGTCTTGGTACACAACCATTCAGGAGCATTCAAGCCCTTGTATTAGGTGTCACTTGTCAAACATTTGCCTTGTGCAGTATTAAAGTCAGTGTGAAACTGAGGCAGTAAAAAACAAGTGCTCAGTGAAAAGCAGTGACTTTTCAAGAATCGCTTTACTGTTGACATTTCCCAAGCTGGAGTTTAGTTTTGCAACTCATGCAGGGTATCAAACCAAGTATCCATAG from Coregonus clupeaformis isolate EN_2021a chromosome 12, ASM2061545v1, whole genome shotgun sequence includes:
- the LOC121578302 gene encoding transcriptional regulator Myc-2-like, which produces MLQSFSQSQDWFYSEPLLFDDEFCQSLMKDLQSLPTPPQSPPLKTGLNAKPLSKEDQLSYVSDILLEDQDPQLNWNCDFLYDGSATASKDQQPDESDDCLWHCLGDKSMEKLSSVLSSSPLLSDIDTSIFEEIAGSILDCHSAALACQALENEDLLLDSPEQGSESTSDYGSAGGEFSTYSSSASDSEEEIDVVTVKRTTSPSSQSVEESRRQQRALKRQHLEIQLQHNYAAPCPASPLHSEHSSTAYHKGIRSSDSHRHHHSSSGRSSRHHLSSHQQSSSRQSTDVEDEEERRHTHNVMERQRRNELKNCFLRLRDNVPELSNNDKASKVVILKRARDSIRSLELAGQKLNVKQDKLRERQEQLKVKLEQLRRQCWD